CCCAGACACGGTGCCAGCCCAGTGCCCAGCGCTCGGCCGGCAGCCCGCCGCGTTCGGCTAGCGCATCCTTCGCGCCGCCAGCGGCGACGTACGCCTCGATGAAGGCCCGGAGCCGGATCGGGTCGGGGTCGTCGAGGGTGCCGTGCCAAGAGGCGAGGTCGAGCAGACCGGGTCCGGTGAACGCGCGGGCGAAGTCCAGCAGGCGCCAGCCCTCTTCTCCGAAGTGGAGGCTGGTGGGGTGGAATTCGGAGTGCACCCAGCCGAACGGGGCCAGTTCGGCTCCGCTCGCACGCTTGACCGCCGAGACCGCGAGGGCTTCCAGCATCGCCGCGACATCCGCTGCGTCCTCCGTCCAGCGGCCGGCCTCGCGCAGGCGCCGGAGGTGCCCGAGCGCGAGTTCCGGGAGGGCGGCGAGCGCGCCCTCGTCCATCACCGGCAGCGACGCGGCGGCGGGGGCCTCATGAAGGGCGACGGCGGCCACGGCGCCGTCGATGTCCTCCGGTTCGCCGACCGCTTCACCCAGATCTTCGATCACCATGCCGAGGGTGCCTTCGCGGGCGATCGAGCCGATGATGTGGGGCACCGGGATGCCGGAACGGGCGGCGGCCTTGAGGATCTGGTCCTCGCCGTCGAACGGCTCCACGGCGTACTTGTAGATCGCGGTGCGGCCGCTGTCGAAACGCAGGCGTTCGACACCGGACATGCCCCACACCCTGACCTTCTCGCGGGCGGGCTGGGAGTGGCCGATGCTGGAGCAGATGTCGGCGAGGATGGCGGTGACGAGCGTGGTGTCCACGGGAATTGTTTCCGTTCGGTCAGGCTGACGGGTTGAGGACGATGGGTTCCGGGGCGGCAGCGCGCTTGCCGCCCCGGACCGGTGTCAACGCGAGGGTCAGGCCGCCGTCACGCGGTAGGAGTCGACCTGCTCGATCCACTCCTGCTTCATGCCGGCCAGCTCCTCACGGAAGCGGGCCATGAAGGCGCCGTAGGGGGCAACGACGCCGCCGGACTGGTCGGGAACGGACTGGCAGCCGTGCACCAGTCGGCCCCCGAGCGCGGTGTGGGCCTTGATCCCCTCGATCCGGCGGTGCTCGTTGAACCAGCCGCCGTGGTAGACCTCGTCCAGCATCTGGCCGTCTTCCT
The nucleotide sequence above comes from Streptomyces kaniharaensis. Encoded proteins:
- a CDS encoding phosphotransferase family protein, whose protein sequence is MDTTLVTAILADICSSIGHSQPAREKVRVWGMSGVERLRFDSGRTAIYKYAVEPFDGEDQILKAAARSGIPVPHIIGSIAREGTLGMVIEDLGEAVGEPEDIDGAVAAVALHEAPAAASLPVMDEGALAALPELALGHLRRLREAGRWTEDAADVAAMLEALAVSAVKRASGAELAPFGWVHSEFHPTSLHFGEEGWRLLDFARAFTGPGLLDLASWHGTLDDPDPIRLRAFIEAYVAAGGAKDALAERGGLPAERWALGWHRVWAVEWFMEQAVKWINDPSSDPLYIKAVRRHLVAAARLLDA